GCGAGCGCGGCGGAGTTGGTCCGAAGGCATCGGACGAGGGATGCTGGGGCCGTGAATGACGCGGCCCCCTCCACGTTGCTGGAGTCGTTGGTCGGCCTGCGTCGCACCATCGCAGAGGCCCGCCTGCCGTTGCAGATCGACGGGGTCCAGGAGGCGCGTCGCGAGACCGAGGAACTCACCGCTCAACTCGACGATTACTTGATTCCCCGCGCGAGTGCGCTGGATGCGCCGCTGCTGGCCGTCGTCGGCGGCTCCACCGGTGCCGGTAAGTCGACGCTGGTCAACTCGATCCTTGGGCACCAGGTCGCCGCGGCCGGGGTGCTTCGGCCCACGACCAGGGCGTCGACGCTGATCCATCACCCCGGTGACGTCGAGTGGTTTGCCGGGACCCGGGTGCTCCCGGGCCTGGCGCGCATGACCGGGGGATCGCCCGAATCGGCCGATCCGCGGACCGTGCGCCTGGTTGCTGACGATTCGCTGCCGCAAGGACTGGCGATCCTGGACGCGCCGGACATCGACTCGGTGGTCGAGGCCAACCGTGATCTGGCTCGGCAATTGCTGGGTGCAGCGGATTTGTGGATCTTCGTGACCACCGCTGCCCGCTACGCCGACGCAGTGCCGTGGCAGTTGCTGCATCAGGCCGTCGCACGTGGCACGTCGGTTGCGGTCGTGCTCAACCGGGTCCCGCACGGAGCGATGGCAGAGGTGCGCGCCGATCTGGCCGGAATGTTGCGTGACAACGGGCTGGGTCAGTCGCCGATCTTCGCGGTCGGAGAAGTGCCGTTGGTCGATGGCCTGCTGCCCGTCACCGAGATCTCCCGGATCCAGAGTTGGCTGCAGTCGCTGGCAGCGGACGCCTTCGCCCGCAACGTGGTGATCCGACGAACCCTGGACGGCGCACTGGACTCACTCAGCGGCCGGGTCGACCGGCTGGATGCAGCCCTCGGCGCCCAGGAGGCAGCCACGGCGAGTTTGCGCGGGGCGGTCGACACGGCGTACGACGCGGCCTTGACGCAGGTCGGTGAGGGGATGCGGGACGGCACGCTGCTGCGTGGCGAGGTGCTCGCGCGCTGGCAGGAGTTCGTCGGCACCGGTGAGTTGCTGCGGCAACTCGATGCTGGAGTCGGTCGGATGCGTGACCGGATCGGTGGATTCCTGCGGGGGGAGTCGACTCCAGCTACCACCGAGCAGTTGGGCGAGGCATTGCAGGACGGGGTGGCTGCCTTGATCCTTGCGGGCGGAAGCACCGCTCCCGCCACCGCCGTCCGTGCGTGGCGGCTGATCCCTGGCGGCTCGGCCCTGGCTGACGCCAACCCTGCCCTGGCACGACCTTCCGAGCAGTTCAGCCCTGCGGCGCAGCGGTTGGTGCGCGACTGGCAGCACGGCCTGCTGGAACTGGTGCGATCGCAGGCCGGCAACAAGCGCATGACCGCCCGGTTCCTGGCCTTCGGTGTCAACGGCATCGCTGTCCTGTTGATGTTGGTCACGTTCTCGGCCACCGCCGGGCTGACCGGCGCCGAGGTGGGAATCGCCGGTGGTTCCGCCGTGGTCGCCCAGCGGTTGTTGGAAGCGGTCTTCGGCGACCAAGCGGTCCGCAACCTGTCGGAGATGGCGCGACGGGATCTGCTGGAGCGCGTGGAGGCTCTTTACGACAGCGAGGCGGCCCGGCTCAACGCCGTCGTCCAGGACGAGGACATCACGACCGTGCGACACGACCTCACCGCAGCGACCAAGGCGGTGCAAGCAAGCCGATGAGTACCACTACACAACTGAACCGGTCCGGTGTTGCCGCGATCGACGACAGCGAGCTTCGCGGACGGGGTGACGCGCTGCGCACGGCAGTCACCGCGAGCGCGGGCATTCTGCCCGACGCCGATCTCGAGGCCGCGCGCAAAGCGCTCGACAAAGTCGGACAACGTACGGCGATCGGCGGCTCCCACACCGTCGTCGCGCTCGCCGGAGCGACCGGGAGCGGCAAGTCGTCGCTGTTCAACGCCCTTGCGGCAGAGCCGGTTTCGCGGATCGGTGCCCGACGCCCGACAACGTCCCGGCCCACCGCCGCCGTGTGGGGCCAAGATCCTGCCGGGCCGTTGCTGGACTGGCTGGGCGTCGCTGCGCGCCATCAGGTGCCGGCTGACGACCGCTTCGCAGAACTGCTCGACGGCCTCGTGCTGCTGGACCTACCGGACTTCGACTCGCGGGTGCCGGCCCACCGCCGCGAAGCCGACAGGGTGCTCGAGCGGGCGGACGTCTTCGTGTGGGTGACCGACCCGCAGAAGTACGCCGATGCGCTGTTGCACGACGAATACGTGCGCACGCTGGCGGCGCGACGGGCGCGCACGTTGGCCGTGCTGAACCAGGTTGACCGCCTCGACATCGATAACGCCGCCGCGTGCGCCGAAGACCTCAGCCGGTTG
The window above is part of the Branchiibius hedensis genome. Proteins encoded here:
- a CDS encoding dynamin family protein, with the protein product MNDAAPSTLLESLVGLRRTIAEARLPLQIDGVQEARRETEELTAQLDDYLIPRASALDAPLLAVVGGSTGAGKSTLVNSILGHQVAAAGVLRPTTRASTLIHHPGDVEWFAGTRVLPGLARMTGGSPESADPRTVRLVADDSLPQGLAILDAPDIDSVVEANRDLARQLLGAADLWIFVTTAARYADAVPWQLLHQAVARGTSVAVVLNRVPHGAMAEVRADLAGMLRDNGLGQSPIFAVGEVPLVDGLLPVTEISRIQSWLQSLAADAFARNVVIRRTLDGALDSLSGRVDRLDAALGAQEAATASLRGAVDTAYDAALTQVGEGMRDGTLLRGEVLARWQEFVGTGELLRQLDAGVGRMRDRIGGFLRGESTPATTEQLGEALQDGVAALILAGGSTAPATAVRAWRLIPGGSALADANPALARPSEQFSPAAQRLVRDWQHGLLELVRSQAGNKRMTARFLAFGVNGIAVLLMLVTFSATAGLTGAEVGIAGGSAVVAQRLLEAVFGDQAVRNLSEMARRDLLERVEALYDSEAARLNAVVQDEDITTVRHDLTAATKAVQASR